GAAGACAACTTTATAGAGAACTTTGAACGAGTAAAAGTGTCAAAAaaacatttcattactcaaatcaaAGTTCTCTCGAGAGTTGCCTTCTTGCTTGAGATTTACCTTTAAGAGCTTTGATAAATATTTGTCCCTGGGAAGCACTCCTGTCCAATCATACTTGTGGTCCTTGGGCTTAAGAAAATACTTGTCCACAAAAGGTGTTGTATCAACGAAGAAGAACTCAGCAATTTCTGGAGAGTTTTAAGATTAGCAGAATACTACTTAATGATTGATATCCAGGATTTAAACCTACATTGAGAAGCCACCTTACCAGTATCAACAATAAAGGATCTTTGGCAGATCCATCTGGGATCAATTTTCTGAAGGATTGTATTCAATTGTGCTTCCACGTCTCCCCTGTAGTCATGGTTGCCCAGCACTGAAACACATTGAACGGACACAAGAATGGAAGATTAGAAGAACAGTTTATTTTTGCTTATACATCAATAGTTGGTGTGTCTGAACTCACCACTATACCACTGCTTTTGGAGGCTCTTGGCAGTGTAGATTTTTGAGAAGGATAATTCAAAAGCAGGGTCGTCTACACCACTCAATCCATCGTCATAAAAATTGTCTCCAGTGGATATCACAAAGTCGATATTTAGCTTTGCGCCAACTCTTCCCATCTGACATATCACATATGCAAAGAGATGAGAGTCTAAAAAGCACCAGCTTTTGCTTTAGCAGAGAAAGTTCCATAACCATTAGTTTAACTAATTACACAAGCACCGCAGCAAAAAAAAACACATGCCCCAAATGAGCAAGTAAAAGGATTCACAAAGATGATATGCTGAGTAAGTTCCAAATCCTAATTAAAAGATTATGGTGAACATGTAAGGCACTAGACTAATTGGAACACAAGTTGGCACCGAAGAGGATAGAATTTGAACGTGTGACTTGGAAGTGATAGGAAGCAATCTCACCACTGCTAAGTCTTTCCCTCAAGTTTTTGTAACCACTAGTAATGAGAAAAGGAGGTGGGGTAGAAGAAGCTAGAATTTTTGTGACTGAAATTCTTAAGCTTTGTTAGATGAAGAATGCATGTAATGTAACAAAGACCTGAGCAGAAACTTCAGATTGGTTGTAGGTTCCTTTCCTTCCCCAGTCTCCAATGACCACAAGACTAAGTGAGCCATCAGCTTTGACAGGGTGCTCTAGGCGTTGAAGAAGAGCTGATACATTCAGAAAGCACACACCAATGAAAGCCAACCATACACCCAAACCAGCCATGTGTTTGTGTGTTGGTGTTTCCAACTCTTCAGGTGCAGAcaatttatataagaaaaagaaaaggacgTGGAATCTTATCAAGCATATCCAACATTACAAATAGTAGAGATGCGTGACTCAATTTGATGAACTTCCCGTAAATTGGTTGAAAGGtgaaattaaactaaaattgcCTTTTAAGTTTAACAATTTGATGAGCAACTCCGAGTGAAACAGAAGATGGTGTGAGCGTTTTTGTCAAAGTAGCATAGATAACTTATACGTTATAATGGGACGTAGGACGTTGGCACGGCATGCATAATTGTGCAATGAATACGCTAAGGGACAAGGGGGGAAAAGTATGTGGGTGGAATCAGAAGGCTGTTACTGGGACCACATATCAGTTTCTGCACCTTCTTTGAAACTTCCTAGCTCCAAACAACGAGTGAAAGGTTCGGAAAAAACGTCTTGTTTCTTCACTGATTCTCCAAAGGTTGGTATAAAGTAGGTGTTGCTGTTAAGTTGGAATTTTTTGTTTTGCTGAAATTCACAACTTCACGTAACAGGTTCAACGGTTGAGTAATAGTGTTGTCATCCACGCGCCGCCGCAATTTCCCCCATTTCATGCGGCCCAAGGCCTAGAAGGTGTTGTGCTTCTGCTGAAAGATTTTTTGTTTTCGTTATTGTTACTTTCACTCTTTCAATCAAACTAGTAACTTCACTCGTCATTTACCTTGCTGTTTGTTTATgcataaaacaacaaaaaataattgtgtttaattattaacaatattatggTCTTAATTTTAGTAGAACTTAGGTTCTTGTCCCAATTCTTTGTATTGTGCAAAATTTTGGACAAATGTGACTACAATTGCTGCTCTGGTGACTCCATAAACCTTGATATAGCCCTTGAAACTACGACCAAGCAATAGTATTATGATCATAACAGCAATATGACCTAAATTGTGAGAGATATCAACAATAAAATGTGGGAAAATAGACAGGGAACGGAGACGGATACATACAAgtcattttttaatatgaagaGCTTGTATGTAGGAAAATTATCCATAAGTAGgagggaaaaaaaaaacaagaagaaaatatgaaatgTGTTCTTACAcaacttaattttgtttttatgttttagaAATGTTTATCAAAAAGTTTCTCAGCTCATCGGTGACTTGCATACAATCAGCTATGTTCACTTGTGAGATGGTATGCTATATCAATTTGCCATCACTTCTCTATCATTCAATTTTACATCTGATTCATTGTCCTGAGGAACAGATTTTCCCTTGGTCGTCATATGGCGTCATTTCCTTGTTTTACTCTATGTATTACTTACTTGAAATTAACTAATTCATCTTATGATATGCTACTTCTCTGTTACTGTACTGACTTTCAAAGTTCAAACACagacttattttttattttcaaatgataAGCTCTAACAAGTTTTCCtttattatttatagtaatTTAAGATAATACCTTTAGTAAATTTGGAAGTCACAACAATGAAACCTGGGGCAACTTTGGGCATTTTAAAATACTGGGTAAATTGACATTTGGTGTTGAAAATTAATATTGACAAAAAGAAACAAGAATAGGAGGGATGATGTTTGTTCATTTTCCATAGATGTGTATAATGTTTCATTACTGGCAGATTTACACATCAAAAGCTATAAACGGGCAGATTTACATCCCTGATGTCAACTGGTTATTGATGAGCCTCACTGGTACAATTGGTTTCAGAGACATTGTCAAAATTGGCAATGCAACAGGTATGCCGTAGTTGTTTGTTGATGAAACACTGATACTAGAATAATATCTTGTCTCATTCTTCTAAAGAAAACAATTAGCTGGTAAACAGGGGAgacataaaaaataagatttGTGAATGAGTTTGTGTTGATTTTAAGGAATAAAGGCAGTGGCTAACAGAGAAGAAAATAGAGAAGATGCAGAACTTATAAATGCTAACTTCAGTATGTAATTATCTTAATACAGATACTTCTGTCCTTAGCTTCTCAAGATGTTCCTTTTACTAGGAAATTTATATACTTAATGCCATACTTAGATATACTCTCACTTTGGTTGCCACATTCTATTGGGTGTTGTTGTGTAATGTGATAAGTTTATTTAAGCCATTTCCAACAATAGACTTAATCTTAGTGATATTCAAGCGTGGAAGCCACACCATTTACTCTTTTCTTCTGCCTCCATCTTTACCTTTATGTAGAAATTGAGTGACATCAGAAAGTATTTTAGACCCCTGGACTCTAAGGAAACTGCACATGCACTGCAAATTAAGAGGTCCTCTACTGTAAAAGGGTTGgctcttaatttaatttcattctttgctgataaaaaaaaaaaaaaaaaagaggtcCTCTGCTTCACAGTTTTGAATGTCTGACTTGTATTCataacttttttcttcttttatactTATATGGTGAAAAAATAAGCAATTTAACATGTTGAAACATGCAGACACAAAGACGTCTTGCACAAAATCGAGAGGCTGCTCGGAAGAGTAGTTTGAGGAGAAAGGTTTGAAGGCTTATGCATCGAAAGATATACTAAGCATGCAACAAGTGTTTACATATACTATATCATGTGATTTCTGATGTTTTTTCACAGGCATACGTTCAGAAGTTGGAATCATGTCGTTTGAAGCTGATGCATTTAGAGCAAGAGGTGGATCATGCTAAACAACAGGTGTTTACTCATGGATCAATTTATATAGTttggtttttttctttttccctcTTCTCTTGTGAATCTCTTGAGGCAACACAACTGCAGGGATTGTATATTGGGGACAGATTGGGTTCTAATAATTTGGGTTTTGCTGGCTCTGTAAATTCAGGTTTGTAGTTATTAAGCTGCTAGTGCTAGATAACTCTTGATTTTTCATTTAAATGTGATTATTACTTATTACATATCTCGATAGGTTAGTGCTGCCTTTttccaaaattaattttgtgaagaaaacagttttttagTTCACTTATGCCtaaatcaacaaaaaataaataaataaaatgggaATTGAG
The sequence above is a segment of the Phaseolus vulgaris cultivar G19833 chromosome 2, P. vulgaris v2.0, whole genome shotgun sequence genome. Coding sequences within it:
- the LOC137813065 gene encoding potassium transporter 18-like, which codes for MWVESEGCYWDHISVSAPSLKLPSSKQRVKGSEKTSCFFTDSPKVQRLSNSVVIHAPPQFPPFHAAQGLEEMFIKKFLSSSVTCIQSAMFTCEMIYTSKAINGQIYIPDVNWLLMSLTGTIGFRDIVKIGNATDTKTSCTKSRGCSEE
- the LOC137813063 gene encoding purple acid phosphatase 3-like; its protein translation is MAGLGVWLAFIGVCFLNVSALLQRLEHPVKADGSLSLVVIGDWGRKGTYNQSEVSAQMGRVGAKLNIDFVISTGDNFYDDGLSGVDDPAFELSFSKIYTAKSLQKQWYSVLGNHDYRGDVEAQLNTILQKIDPRWICQRSFIVDTEIAEFFFVDTTPFVDKYFLKPKDHKYDWTGVLPRDKYLSKLLKDLEIALKDSTAKWKIVVGHHPVRSIGHHGDTQELIRHLLPILEANDVDMYINGHDHCLEHISSTSSQIQFLTSGGGSKAWKGDIDKNRKDGAKFYYDGQGFMSMEIEESNAKVVYYDIFGKVLHVVNLSKGLRSVYAT